In Nitrosarchaeum koreense MY1, one genomic interval encodes:
- a CDS encoding helix-turn-helix transcriptional regulator, with the protein MGNNYKSASSDFLDLASEQRLDILFHLMQEKSKVSPMAKTLDSTVQEVHRNFERLAKSGFIEKDNEGYYHLTIYGTTMCTQIPTMMFFSNNRKYFQEHDFGDLPVKFIERIGALSTGTYIKGFTKVIEQWKSIYKNANEYIYEMHSEVSNDLIEPLIKKAKDDKVKINYILSEDCIVPRGRKKTLEKFGFSSLLENGIVERKMSKQVLVVVALNEKEACVSFPDRKGESNIGYAFYGNDVRFHEWCLDYFRYSWHNSGTFRESKLKEE; encoded by the coding sequence ATGGGAAATAACTACAAGAGTGCAAGTAGTGACTTTCTGGATCTTGCAAGCGAGCAGCGACTTGATATTTTGTTTCACTTGATGCAAGAAAAATCAAAAGTGTCCCCAATGGCAAAGACACTTGATTCTACCGTACAGGAAGTCCACAGAAACTTTGAGAGATTGGCAAAATCAGGATTTATTGAAAAAGATAATGAGGGTTACTATCATCTTACAATTTATGGAACTACAATGTGCACTCAGATTCCTACAATGATGTTTTTCTCAAATAATAGAAAGTATTTCCAGGAACATGACTTTGGAGATCTTCCTGTAAAATTTATCGAACGTATAGGTGCACTGTCAACTGGAACTTACATCAAGGGTTTTACCAAAGTGATCGAACAGTGGAAATCAATTTACAAAAACGCTAACGAATACATCTATGAAATGCATTCAGAGGTTTCAAATGATCTTATAGAACCTTTGATAAAAAAAGCTAAAGATGATAAAGTAAAGATAAACTACATTTTGTCAGAAGATTGTATCGTTCCAAGGGGAAGAAAAAAGACGTTGGAGAAATTTGGTTTTAGTAGTCTCTTAGAAAATGGAATAGTTGAAAGAAAAATGTCAAAACAAGTTTTGGTAGTAGTTGCCTTAAATGAAAAAGAGGCATGTGTCTCATTTCCTGACAGAAAAGGTGAATCAAACATCGGGTATGCGTTTTATGGAAACGATGTTAGATTTCATGAGTGGTGTCTTGACTATTTCAGATATAGTTGGCACAATTCAGGTACATTCAGGGAAAGCAAACTAAAAGAAGAATAG
- a CDS encoding cation:proton antiporter, giving the protein MEFDIVSILGPISNKILAEPTHSELIVQDFAVIMIIASVMALISFKLKQPMVIAYIAAGMIIGPYTPPFSLITNLEILNVFAEIGIIVLLFVIGMGFPIEKLKNIGKKATIIASAEALGTFALGYFAAQAMGFSSFDSMFVALAISVTSTVIVMRVLEEMGLVDDKSFNLIVGVSIIEDIIIISMLAVIQSVVATEQLSYTEVGVAIGFVLAFIIGAIVVGTRTVPYYTRIVKKTGHNEFILVAMLGLAFGLSVIAFKLGISVATGAFFAGVLVAGTKIGIPTKAMAIPIRDMFAALFFISVGALMDVKQLPLFILPAIALILVSISSKFFTVWISAKLLGFNKKISFRSGIGLSSSGGELALVAAKGGADVSVTSSMLLPLVGTMTIITTFLSPYIIKYGWKFSERFGKDESVDKTSS; this is encoded by the coding sequence GTGGAATTTGACATTGTTTCCATCCTTGGACCAATATCAAATAAGATTCTTGCAGAACCCACTCATTCGGAATTAATAGTTCAAGATTTTGCAGTCATAATGATAATTGCATCTGTCATGGCACTCATTTCATTTAAGCTAAAACAACCAATGGTAATTGCATATATCGCTGCAGGAATGATAATTGGTCCATACACCCCTCCTTTTAGCTTAATTACAAATCTGGAGATCCTCAATGTTTTTGCAGAAATTGGAATTATTGTATTGCTATTTGTAATTGGAATGGGATTTCCTATAGAAAAACTGAAAAACATTGGAAAAAAGGCAACAATTATCGCATCTGCGGAAGCTTTAGGAACTTTTGCGTTAGGTTATTTCGCTGCTCAGGCTATGGGCTTTTCTTCATTTGATAGTATGTTTGTAGCCCTTGCCATCTCTGTAACAAGCACTGTAATTGTGATGCGCGTTTTAGAAGAAATGGGTTTAGTTGATGATAAATCATTTAATCTTATTGTTGGTGTTTCGATAATTGAAGATATAATTATAATTTCAATGTTAGCTGTTATACAATCAGTTGTAGCTACCGAACAGTTATCTTACACTGAAGTTGGTGTGGCAATTGGATTTGTTCTTGCATTCATAATTGGAGCAATAGTGGTAGGAACTAGAACTGTTCCATATTATACAAGAATTGTAAAAAAAACTGGACATAATGAATTCATACTTGTAGCAATGCTTGGTCTTGCATTTGGATTATCAGTGATTGCCTTTAAACTTGGAATATCCGTTGCTACTGGTGCTTTTTTTGCAGGTGTTCTTGTAGCTGGAACTAAAATAGGAATTCCTACAAAAGCAATGGCTATACCAATCAGAGATATGTTTGCAGCTTTATTTTTCATATCGGTGGGAGCACTCATGGATGTTAAACAGCTACCTTTGTTTATTCTTCCAGCTATTGCGCTTATTCTAGTGTCTATCTCTTCTAAGTTTTTCACCGTTTGGATTTCTGCTAAATTGTTAGGATTTAATAAAAAAATATCTTTTCGTTCGGGAATTGGTTTGTCTTCATCAGGAGGCGAATTAGCGTTAGTTGCTGCAAAAGGTGGTGCAGATGTATCTGTAACTAGCTCAATGCTCCTACCGCTTGTAGGAACTATGACGATAATTACCACATTTCTATCACCATATATTATTAAATATGGATGGAAGTTTTCTGAAAGATTTGGAAAAGATGAATCTGTAGACAAAACATCAAGCTAA
- a CDS encoding cation:proton antiporter, which produces MLIACAGVGTLAYVLRQPLILGFLAAGILIGPFGPFSLIKNIDMLNNFSDIAIVLLLFGVGLTFPLSKLRNVGKVGVTIAVIEVMVMLGIGFVIGQLFGWSFYDSMFLAAALSISSTAVIIKVLEDRGSIETTSGMLLTGVLIIEDIIAIILISTLHSGVVTGSFEYSVVIWTIAKIGIFFAVTLGLGILLVPKLFGLIAKLERFEITMTFALGLAFGLSFLTHELGFSAATGAFLAGVMIAGSKFSDDVSTLITPIREVFVAIFFVTIGALMNLSAIGTFWIPIIVITILTIFGKILGVYMGVKLFGSGKQYALAIGLSMASLGEFSFIVLKTGMDLGVVSDNLFPIVGMVVVLTTFLGVLMAKKGIKTVELYE; this is translated from the coding sequence TTGTTAATAGCATGTGCAGGTGTAGGAACACTGGCATATGTTTTACGGCAGCCGTTGATTCTTGGCTTTCTTGCCGCAGGTATACTGATTGGTCCGTTTGGTCCGTTCAGTCTTATCAAAAATATTGACATGTTAAATAATTTTTCAGATATTGCAATCGTTTTGTTATTGTTTGGTGTTGGATTGACATTCCCCTTATCTAAATTACGTAATGTTGGAAAAGTTGGAGTTACAATTGCAGTAATCGAGGTAATGGTAATGCTTGGAATCGGATTTGTAATAGGGCAGTTGTTTGGATGGTCCTTTTATGATTCAATGTTCTTAGCTGCTGCTCTATCAATCAGTTCTACGGCTGTAATAATCAAGGTGTTGGAAGATAGGGGAAGTATTGAAACTACTTCTGGAATGTTATTGACTGGGGTTTTGATAATTGAAGACATTATCGCTATAATCTTGATAAGTACATTACATTCTGGAGTAGTTACTGGTTCTTTTGAATATTCAGTCGTAATATGGACAATTGCAAAAATTGGCATATTTTTTGCAGTTACACTAGGTCTTGGAATTTTGTTAGTTCCAAAATTGTTTGGTCTTATTGCAAAACTAGAAAGATTTGAGATAACTATGACCTTTGCATTAGGACTAGCATTTGGCTTGTCTTTTCTGACTCATGAACTTGGATTTTCAGCTGCCACGGGAGCATTTTTGGCAGGTGTTATGATTGCAGGTTCTAAATTTTCTGATGATGTATCTACTCTGATTACTCCGATCAGAGAAGTATTTGTTGCAATATTTTTTGTAACGATTGGCGCTTTGATGAATTTATCTGCAATAGGGACATTTTGGATTCCAATTATTGTGATTACAATATTGACAATATTTGGAAAAATTCTTGGTGTGTATATGGGAGTAAAACTTTTTGGCAGTGGCAAACAATATGCACTTGCCATAGGTCTAAGCATGGCGTCATTAGGGGAGTTTTCATTTATTGTGTTGAAAACAGGAATGGATCTAGGAGTAGTGAGTGATAACCTCTTTCCGATAGTTGGCATGGTAGTTGTATTAACTACATTCCTTGGTGTATTGATGGCAAAAAAAGGAATAAAGACAGTAGAACTATACGAATGA
- a CDS encoding multicopper oxidase domain-containing protein: MDRTITMMIVVACFGVALGMVFFVMDTPLQSFAENQSVHNSPITRTYTVIAEDTTLEIAPDTRVEAWTYNGTIPGPTLRATEGDRVIINFINNGKLPHTMHFHGDHNEKNDGVFQEVLPGESYTYDFIAEPAGAFMYHCHVMPVSSHIRNGLYGAFIVDPKEGVEPAREYVLVKGEYDLEDQETWTPDYVFFNGYADQYWSNPLPAVTNELVRLYYIDMGAIPAFGFHIHGTIFDTIISGIWENEPIKTQTWEVSPGNAAIFEAKWKEPGRYLFHLHGTPEERGTMAYFDVKNPPTNAIDGIDVSKTKSIDMWNWQKQILTDLQQADSDAKITQTTTVTSGHEQHNILAQIQVESEIIETNICDIEKDSAVKTSNKSYYPKLTQIKSGDTISWTNKDVSVHTVTSKDDLFDSGMMMPGDTFKQKFADVGLYDYYCMLHPWMTGTIKSV; this comes from the coding sequence GTGGACAGAACTATTACCATGATGATTGTAGTTGCATGCTTTGGTGTTGCCCTTGGTATGGTTTTTTTCGTAATGGATACTCCATTACAGTCGTTTGCAGAAAATCAATCTGTCCACAATTCTCCCATAACACGAACCTATACTGTTATAGCTGAAGATACTACACTTGAGATTGCTCCTGATACTAGAGTTGAAGCTTGGACATACAATGGAACTATCCCTGGTCCAACATTAAGAGCAACAGAGGGAGACAGAGTGATTATTAATTTTATCAACAATGGAAAATTACCGCATACAATGCATTTTCATGGTGATCATAATGAAAAAAATGACGGCGTATTTCAAGAAGTTCTTCCAGGAGAATCATACACTTATGACTTTATTGCAGAACCAGCTGGTGCTTTTATGTATCACTGCCATGTAATGCCAGTATCATCTCATATCAGAAATGGATTGTATGGTGCATTCATTGTAGACCCAAAAGAAGGAGTGGAACCTGCCAGAGAATATGTTCTAGTCAAAGGAGAGTATGATTTAGAAGACCAAGAGACGTGGACACCAGATTATGTTTTCTTTAATGGATACGCTGATCAATATTGGTCTAACCCATTACCTGCAGTTACAAATGAGTTAGTTAGATTATACTATATTGACATGGGTGCAATACCTGCATTTGGATTTCATATTCATGGAACAATCTTTGATACTATAATATCTGGTATTTGGGAAAATGAACCAATTAAAACTCAAACATGGGAGGTAAGTCCTGGAAATGCTGCAATATTTGAGGCTAAATGGAAGGAGCCTGGAAGGTATCTATTTCATTTACACGGAACTCCTGAGGAGCGAGGCACAATGGCATACTTTGATGTAAAAAATCCACCGACAAATGCAATTGATGGGATAGATGTTTCAAAAACAAAATCAATTGATATGTGGAATTGGCAAAAACAAATCTTGACTGATTTGCAACAAGCAGATTCTGATGCAAAGATTACGCAAACAACTACAGTTACATCTGGACATGAACAACATAATATTCTAGCTCAAATTCAAGTTGAGTCTGAAATAATTGAGACAAATATTTGTGATATTGAAAAAGACTCTGCTGTAAAGACATCCAATAAATCATACTATCCTAAACTAACTCAGATAAAATCAGGAGATACTATTTCGTGGACAAACAAAGACGTATCGGTTCATACTGTAACAAGTAAAGACGATTTATTTGATTCTGGAATGATGATGCCAGGCGATACATTTAAGCAAAAATTTGCTGATGTTGGGTTGTATGACTATTATTGTATGCTTCATCCATGGATGACTGGAACAATAAAGTCAGTATGA
- a CDS encoding CDGSH iron-sulfur domain-containing protein codes for MTKIVIKATENGPCLIEVDGKKVAALCRCGASNNKPHCDGSHIKIGFKANATEIKV; via the coding sequence ATGACAAAAATCGTAATTAAGGCAACTGAAAATGGTCCATGTCTCATAGAAGTTGATGGGAAAAAAGTAGCTGCCTTGTGCAGATGTGGTGCATCAAATAACAAACCTCATTGCGATGGATCTCACATAAAGATAGGATTCAAAGCAAATGCAACAGAAATCAAGGTTTAG
- a CDS encoding VOC family protein — MNDIPIDQNAKIGQVHLKVSDINKSLEFYKSFLGFKIVEQTDHSVFLSCDGKLPYLVALSTAKPLDLTPRAGLYHFAILLPHREDLGDFLSHLLKHKDTIKIDGFSDHLVSEAIYIRDPDNIGIEIYCDRIPSEWKWNSNQVVMSIEPLDMEGLLAESTKSWNEFPTDTSIGHVHLHVSNLAKAKKFYSEVLGLSNTASMKGALFFAAGKYHHHIATNIWLGEDISQASPESVGLDYFTIQFSNRDKLGNVIKTLESHKIDVNDLGDGSFSIFDNDKISIHLTIQ; from the coding sequence GTGAATGATATTCCTATTGATCAAAATGCCAAAATAGGTCAAGTTCATCTTAAAGTATCTGACATTAACAAATCTCTGGAATTTTACAAATCCTTTCTTGGTTTTAAAATAGTTGAACAAACAGATCATTCTGTATTTCTTTCATGTGATGGTAAACTGCCTTATCTTGTTGCTCTTTCTACTGCAAAACCTCTTGATTTGACTCCAAGAGCTGGATTGTATCATTTTGCAATACTACTTCCACATAGAGAAGATTTGGGTGATTTTCTCTCACATTTACTAAAACACAAAGATACGATAAAGATTGATGGTTTTTCAGACCATCTTGTATCTGAAGCAATTTACATTCGTGATCCTGACAATATTGGAATAGAAATTTACTGCGACCGAATACCATCTGAATGGAAATGGAATAGTAACCAAGTGGTGATGTCAATAGAACCCCTCGATATGGAAGGATTACTTGCAGAATCAACTAAATCTTGGAATGAATTTCCAACTGATACATCAATAGGACATGTTCACTTACATGTGTCTAATCTTGCAAAGGCAAAGAAATTCTATTCAGAAGTTTTAGGTCTTTCAAATACTGCAAGCATGAAAGGTGCATTGTTTTTTGCAGCAGGAAAATATCATCATCATATTGCCACTAATATTTGGCTTGGAGAAGACATATCACAAGCATCACCAGAATCTGTAGGATTGGATTACTTTACAATTCAATTTTCAAACAGAGACAAACTAGGTAATGTGATAAAAACATTAGAATCTCATAAAATAGATGTGAATGATTTAGGAGATGGTTCATTTAGTATATTCGATAATGACAAAATATCAATTCATTTGACTATTCAATAA
- a CDS encoding Rieske 2Fe-2S domain-containing protein, with the protein MEKSWSDIGLVDSLKDPPLREITVQGKPVALSYKDGQFGAILGVCTHVGGPLGKGKLEGDYIVCPWHYWQFHRTTGSAQPGYEDKVSQYELKIENNHLFINTVPITKGHKSVHPPHLLARDVKREEGPIRVVGISTTIMDSKNPRYSTSDKLLEVAINHAKNELGAQTMFIRLNDLKFRACEGFYSKSAFACTWPCSITQMDETDQLTQVYEALIHWADVVIVATPIRWGAASSLYHKMIERMNCVQNQITINNKVLIQNKVASFIITGGQDNVQDVAGHMLGFFSEIGFVFPPFPFIAHTRGWDAEDMENNIAYVAESDDLKNGAKDLVRRSIDMAKIVLQQHLSQEEIVKAGRKAQHLTINEEL; encoded by the coding sequence TTGGAAAAAAGTTGGTCAGATATTGGTTTAGTTGACTCGCTAAAAGATCCGCCATTAAGAGAAATCACAGTGCAGGGAAAACCTGTTGCATTATCATACAAAGACGGACAGTTTGGTGCAATATTGGGGGTATGTACACATGTCGGAGGACCACTTGGCAAAGGAAAACTAGAAGGAGATTACATTGTATGTCCTTGGCATTATTGGCAGTTTCATAGAACAACAGGTTCTGCTCAACCAGGATATGAAGACAAAGTTTCACAATATGAGCTCAAAATTGAAAACAATCATCTTTTCATAAATACTGTTCCAATAACTAAAGGACACAAAAGTGTACATCCACCTCATCTGCTTGCAAGAGATGTAAAACGAGAGGAGGGTCCAATCAGAGTGGTTGGAATATCAACTACAATTATGGATTCTAAAAATCCACGCTATTCGACTTCAGATAAATTACTTGAAGTTGCAATTAACCACGCAAAAAATGAACTTGGAGCACAAACCATGTTTATCCGCCTAAATGATTTAAAATTCAGAGCGTGTGAGGGATTTTATTCTAAAAGTGCCTTTGCTTGCACTTGGCCTTGCTCCATTACACAAATGGATGAGACAGACCAGCTTACTCAGGTGTATGAGGCATTGATTCATTGGGCTGATGTGGTAATTGTCGCAACACCTATTCGCTGGGGTGCTGCAAGTTCTCTATATCACAAAATGATTGAGAGGATGAACTGTGTTCAGAATCAGATTACAATAAACAACAAGGTTTTGATTCAAAACAAGGTTGCCTCTTTTATCATAACTGGAGGACAGGACAATGTACAAGATGTTGCAGGGCACATGTTGGGATTTTTCTCAGAGATTGGATTTGTGTTTCCTCCATTTCCATTTATTGCTCATACGAGAGGATGGGATGCAGAAGACATGGAAAACAATATTGCTTATGTTGCAGAAAGTGATGATCTAAAAAATGGCGCAAAGGATCTAGTTCGAAGAAGCATAGATATGGCAAAAATAGTATTACAGCAACATCTAAGTCAAGAAGAAATTGTAAAAGCAGGAAGAAAGGCCCAACATCTCACAATTAATGAAGAGTTATAG
- a CDS encoding SLC13 family permease yields the protein MDFDSSFFSILIVFVIVYGLIIFRNVRGINIPIWASMSCGAITVLVLQIITPEDAFLAINFDVIFFLLGMFILVSGLESSGMLNQIVTRILSFAKTPNQILFFILFVMGLLSAFLINDTIALVATPIVIGLAKPMNIRPAPMLICLAFGITIGSMMTPMGNPQNLLISLHSGMEFPLFTFLRYLFLPTITCLLVTFFILKWYYKKEFSSAVMLQITSPKIILDSSLAKKSSILIMITIIGFFVTGLIKLFGISTELNFSHVAIFGGLALLVIGNKRRQIVKGINWQIIVFFLAMFVFMQGVWNGGIIELFQMLLPFDQNPNSATASINIIGTSILTSQVVSNVPFVALSIPILQNYGFSAIDTIPWIALAAGSTIAGTLTILGAASNVIILETAERRHRVTFTFKEFFRIGIIITAVNSIILIFFITFPFL from the coding sequence ATGGATTTTGATTCTAGTTTTTTCTCAATTCTAATAGTTTTTGTAATTGTATATGGATTAATTATTTTTAGAAATGTAAGGGGAATAAATATTCCAATTTGGGCAAGTATGTCTTGTGGTGCTATCACAGTATTGGTTTTGCAGATCATAACTCCTGAAGATGCATTTTTAGCCATAAATTTTGATGTGATATTTTTTCTTCTTGGGATGTTCATTCTAGTTTCAGGATTAGAATCTTCAGGAATGTTAAACCAAATTGTAACTAGAATTTTGTCATTTGCAAAGACACCTAATCAAATTTTATTTTTTATTTTGTTTGTGATGGGATTATTATCTGCATTTCTAATCAATGATACAATTGCTCTTGTAGCAACTCCTATCGTTATTGGATTGGCAAAACCAATGAACATTCGTCCAGCTCCAATGTTGATTTGTTTAGCATTTGGAATTACCATAGGCAGTATGATGACACCAATGGGAAACCCCCAAAACTTGTTGATTTCGCTTCATAGTGGAATGGAGTTTCCTTTGTTTACTTTTCTTAGGTATCTCTTTTTGCCAACTATTACCTGTTTGCTTGTTACGTTTTTTATTCTGAAATGGTATTACAAAAAGGAATTTTCAAGTGCAGTCATGCTACAAATAACATCTCCAAAAATAATTTTAGATTCTAGTCTTGCAAAAAAATCCTCAATTCTAATCATGATTACTATAATAGGGTTTTTTGTCACAGGATTGATAAAATTATTCGGCATCTCAACAGAATTGAATTTTAGTCATGTTGCAATATTTGGAGGACTTGCATTGTTGGTAATTGGCAATAAAAGAAGACAAATAGTAAAAGGAATCAATTGGCAGATAATTGTATTTTTTTTAGCAATGTTTGTGTTTATGCAAGGAGTATGGAATGGTGGAATCATAGAATTGTTTCAAATGCTTTTACCATTTGACCAAAATCCAAACTCAGCTACGGCATCAATTAACATAATCGGAACGAGTATTCTAACAAGCCAGGTAGTCAGTAATGTGCCATTTGTTGCATTATCTATCCCAATTTTACAAAACTATGGATTTTCTGCAATTGATACAATACCATGGATTGCGCTAGCTGCAGGAAGTACGATTGCTGGAACATTAACTATACTAGGGGCTGCAAGTAATGTGATAATTTTAGAAACTGCAGAAAGAAGACACAGAGTAACTTTTACTTTTAAGGAGTTTTTTAGAATTGGAATAATAATTACTGCAGTGAACAGTATAATTTTGATATTTTTTATAACATTTCCATTCTTGTAA
- a CDS encoding universal stress protein produces MDKLHKILVPIDGSKKSFEALDRALTLAGFTHGEVTCLNVIPHVIKEGGPRTKAIDAQIISEGNILLKKASAHAGNKNAKLKTKIIRGSPGHEIIKLSQSGKFDDIIMSTTGSGSATGEMLGSVSNYVVHKSKIPVYLIK; encoded by the coding sequence ATGGATAAACTACATAAAATTTTGGTACCTATTGATGGTTCAAAAAAATCCTTTGAGGCACTAGATAGAGCATTGACTTTGGCTGGATTCACACATGGTGAAGTTACATGTCTCAATGTAATCCCACATGTTATCAAAGAGGGAGGACCTAGAACAAAAGCAATTGATGCACAAATTATCTCTGAGGGAAATATTCTTCTAAAAAAGGCATCTGCACACGCTGGAAACAAAAATGCAAAACTCAAGACAAAAATAATTCGAGGTTCACCCGGTCATGAAATAATAAAATTATCACAAAGTGGAAAGTTTGATGATATAATTATGAGCACAACAGGTTCTGGTTCTGCTACAGGTGAAATGCTTGGGAGTGTATCAAACTATGTTGTACACAAATCAAAGATACCAGTATATCTAATCAAATAA